One segment of Anastrepha obliqua isolate idAnaObli1 chromosome 3, idAnaObli1_1.0, whole genome shotgun sequence DNA contains the following:
- the LOC129242888 gene encoding synaptotagmin-7 — protein MSGLGPAACWLAHKRIESWSRMAKERVGAVRRVTLDRNSEDNNGPTTSTSSTTPPPPMTPPPSASSVASTTSGIGSGAGSVSDSCDLPTDSEEVNVVKETQPIQPPSTLGGSAHIVNADVLRGPAEILHSPLHLHHQSRSFPPRLQRTPSVSSQSSVDSAPSRHSAHRGSSPQIRTFGPDGRSSLPTDPGFPHHLARSPSPMRTISLDARCGSPASTDVSDLRTPSPSQSSLASIAGGSATSNISMNSAKVGRCLSPLLIPPRTPAGIDPAIGPASPLGALQPDLYRVPDGPIYLTAPESSPALGRLHLRVKYDYHLFDLTVHLIEAHNLCPIEEGGFRDPYVRLMLEPEVDNRKRQTHIHRGESNPYFDQHFKFPVSRDQLQGKELKLQVLDYDRYSHNDIIGEVRISVDKLDLSKSVEIWGDLLRVRKPQENRPELLCSLNYLPQAERLTIVIMKAKNLDTIQEPYVKIYLIQNGKRVKKKKTSISKSEDPVNPIWNEAFTFNLQSVYLHSAAIEIYVVGSGGEATEIGSCGLGPQEIGTGCQHWHDMINNARKPTAMWHYVR, from the exons ATGAGCGGTCTCGGACCCGCCGCTTGTTGGCTTGCCCACAAACGAATCGAATCGTGGTCCCGTATGGCCAAAGAACGTGTCGGTGCGGTGCGTCGTGTAACGCTCGACCGCAATTCAGAAGATAATAACGGTCCGACGACATCTACGTCCTCCACAACACCGCCTCCACCTATGACGCCACCACCGTCTGCTTCGTCGGTGGCATCGACCACAAGTGGCATTGGTAGTGGAGCAGGCAGCGTCAGCGATAGTTGTGATTTGCCAACAGACTCAGAG GAAGTGAATGTTGTCAAAGAGACGCAACCCATACAACCACCATCCACTTTGGGCGGTTCAGCACACATAGTAAATGCAGATGTTTTGCGCGGTCCAGCAGAAATTCTTCACAGCCCATTACACTTGCACCACCAGAGTCGTTCTTTCCCACCGCGCCTACAGCGCACACCATCTGTATCCAGTCAGTCGAGCGTGGATAGCGCACCATCAAGGCATTCA GCACACCGCGGCTCATCGCCTCAGATTCGTACATTCGGACCCGATGGACGAAGCTCGCTTCCTACTGATCCTGGCTTTCCTCACCAC TTGGCTCGCTCACCAAGTCCAATGCGTACGATTTCACTGGACGCCCGTTGCGGTAGCCCTGCTTCGACAGATGTCAGTGACTTGCGTACGCCCAGTCCCTCACAGAGCAGCCTCGCCTCTATAGCCGGTGGCTCGGCTACTTCCAACATCAGCATGAATTCAGCAAAGGTCGGTCGCTGCCTTTCCCCACTACTAATACCGCCACGTACACCAGCGGGTATTGATCCTGCCATTGGACCAGCTTCGCCACTTGGCGCTTTGCAGCCCGACTTATATCGTGTACCAGATGGGCCCATCTATTTGACGGCGCCTGAGTCTAGTCCAGCTCTGGGACGCCTACATTTGCGTGTTAAATACGACTACCATCTTTTTGATTTAACAGTACACCTGATCGAAG CTCACAATCTTTGTCCGATTGAGGAAGGAGGTTTTCGCGATCCGTACGTGCGCCTTATGCTTGAGCCTGAGGTGGATAATAGGAAGCGACAGACCCACATACACCGTGGCGAATCAAATCCATATTTTgatcaacatttcaagtttcCCGTTTCGCGCGATCAACTGCAGGGCAAGGAGCTCAAATTACAGGTTTTGGATTACGACCGCTATTCCCACAATGACATAATTGGCGAAGTGCGTATATCTGTCGATAAGTTGGACCTGTCAAAATCGGTGGAg ATCTGGGGTGACTTGTTGCGTGTCAGAAAACCACAAGAAAATCGTCCGGAACTTTTATGTTCACTGAACTATTTGCCACAAGCCGAGCGCCTAACAATTGTCATTATGAAAGCAAAGAACTTGGACACTATCCAAGAACCCTATGTTAAG atttatttgattcaaaatgGCAAACGTGTGAAGAAAAAGAAGACCAGCATTAGCAAGTCTGAAGATCCTGTTAATCCCATTTGGAATGAAGCATTCACATTTAATTTACAATCAGTATATTTGCACAGTGCGGCGATAGAG aTTTATGTAGTTGGCTCTGGTGGGGAAGCTACGGAAATTGGTAGCTGTGGCCTTGGACCACAGGAGATCGGTACTGGCTGCCAACATTGGCATGATATGATAAATAATGCGCGCAAACCGACAGCAATGTGGCACTACGTGCGCTAA